Proteins from a single region of Ziziphus jujuba cultivar Dongzao chromosome 1, ASM3175591v1:
- the LOC107429997 gene encoding monodehydroascorbate reductase codes for MNLWNVLRELVFKIIVEPWVLITAYVNYYKNTEKNMKTLKGILEEVNSLKGDIDLRFSGQKHLLGLKENDQIKKWLINVKNINSEVKNIEQEVGKRKILSQAHLGKLVDAKIIEAQELLQQGKPLTRVLDEKKSFKYIILGGGVAAGYAAKEFTERGLKPEELAIISKEAVAPYERSELSKSYLLPDGYATRLPSFHVCVGSGWKRQLPEWYKEKGIELMLRTEIVKADLASKTLTSATGRVFRYQILIIATGCAAVKLADLGVQGANNADNIFYLREISDADKLVEAIQKKNESGKKAVVIGGGYIGFEVGAALRINGFDVSLVYKEPRLMHQLFTPAIASFYEGYYTNKGVKLFKNTVAIRFESSASNNGEVKKVRLNNGQVIEADIVVVGVGAEPQISIFKGQIKEEKDGIRTDGYFRTSVPDVYAVGDVATFPFKGETIRVEHIDHARESAKQAVIAIKAKEDDNSIAIEVRGFKISEYEYLPCFYSRSFDLSWRFCGDNVGEALPAVEDMRVTSTKPRFVTYWYSRGKVVGAFIEGGNDAENRGFEEIAKRKPRVEKDKLAQDGISFAASQGTPSYGIL; via the exons ATGAATTTGTG GAACGTCCTTCGAGAgcttgtttttaaaataatagttGAACCATGGGTCCTGATTACGGCATATGTCAATTACTACAAAAACactgaaaaaaatatgaaaactcTCAAAGGAATATTAGAAGAGGTAAATAGCCTGAAGGGTGATATAGACTTGAGATTTTCCGGTCAAAAACATCTTCTTGggttaaaagaaaatgatcaAATCAAAAAATGGTTAATCAATGTTAAGAACATCAACAGCGAAGTAAAAAACATCGAGCAAGAAgttggaaaaaggaaaattctcTCCCAAGCGCATCTTGGAAAACTTGTTGATGCAAAGATTATAGAAGCTCAGGAACTTCTCCAGCAGGGTAAGCCGTTGACAAGAGTTCTCGATGAGAAAAAAAGTTTCAAGTACATCATCCTCGGTGGTGGAGTTGCAGCAGGATACGCAGCTAAAGAGTTTACAGAGCGAGGGCTAAAGCCAGAGGAACTAGCAATTATATCCAAAGAAGCGGTAGCACCTTATGAACGATCCGAACTTAGCAAGTCATACCTATTACCAGATGGATATGCCACAAGACTTCCAAGTTTCCATGTCTGTGTTGGAAGTGGATGGAAGAGACAGCTTCCAGAATGGTATAAAGAAAAGGGGATCGAATTAATGCTCAGAACAGAAATAGTGAAAGCAGATCTTGCTTCAAAGACCCTCACCAGCGCAACTGGAAGAGTCTTTAGGtatcaaattttgattattgcAACCGGTTGTGCAGCAGTTAAGTTGGCTGATTTGGGTGTTCAAGGAGCTAATAATGCCGACAACATATTCTACTTGAGAGAAATCAGTGATGCTGATAAACTTGTAGAAGCAATACAAAAAAAGAATGAATCAGGAAAAAAAGCAGTTGTGATTGGAGGTGGATACATTGGTTTCGAAGTTGGAGCAGCTTTGAGAATAAATGGCTTTGACGTTAGTTTGGTCTACAAGGAACCACGGCTGATGCATCAGCTTTTCACTCCAGCTATTGCATCTTTCTATGAGGGCTACTACACAAACAAAGGAGTCAAACTCTTCAAAAATACAGTTGCAATCCGGTTCGAGTCATCAGCATCAAATAATGGAGAGGTAAAGAAGGTGAGACTCAACAATGGTCAGGTAATAGAAGCTgacattgttgttgttggtgttgGAGCAGAGCCTCAAATTTCAATATTCAAAGGGCAAATTAAGGAGGAGAAAGACGGTATAAGAACCGATGGTTATTTCAGAACAAGCGTCCCAGATGTGTATGCAGTGGGAGACGTAGCTACTTTCCCCTTCAAAGGTGAAACAATAAGAGTAGAACATATCGACCATGCTCGAGAATCAGCCAAGCAGGCAGTGATAGCTATCAAGGCAAAGGAAGATGACAATTCCATTGCAATCGAGGTTAGAGGATTCAAGATTTCAGAGTATGAGTACCTTCCCTGCTTCTATTCTCGTAGCTTTGATCTGTCATGGAGATTTTGTGGAGACAATGTAGGTGAAGCATTGCCAGCTGTGGAGGATATGCGAGTGACATCTACAAAACCAAGGTTCGTAACCTATTGGTACAGCAGAGGAAAGGTGGTTGGGGCTTTCATAGAAGGAGGGAATGATGCGGAAAACAGAGGTTTTGAGGAGATTGCGAAGAGGAAACCTAGGGTGGAAAAGGATAAACTGGCACAGGATGGGATTTCCTTTGCTGCTTCACAAGGCACTCCGTCTTACGGTATACTATAA